In Solobacterium moorei, a single genomic region encodes these proteins:
- a CDS encoding DUF4236 domain-containing protein: MGLYFRKSKSFGPFRVNFSKSGVGVSTGVKGARLSMGPNGTYVNVGRNGIYYRKKIGGSSSKKNTASIKQAYSPTFNYENTYSFTDAIRVSPSSGNTSELSGNIIKDIKRAKAFTWCWIILSVVLFALISWWALIPIILVRLVFPKLFNAVIKYDLDSSASLEWDKYSEIINLLKSSKKLWIIETAKLNSNTKYHAGASRNISRSGATVKKIKPKHRTSFKVKTDALSVLVKSRKCSLLFLPSDVIIKKGAKYVAYSYDQLTVYSSTTNFIETDPVPRDAEIIRYTWQYVNKNGTADKRFNNNRQIPVCSYGLVHFMVEQDLSIELHTSNKLIAENVGNAYKLYKSYVNTIGLMPPNAVEEYEVNDIQPMAGDDGISSIKPENDSSLASVAAAGVGLFDNEEAAPADNIEKDIYSDLFETESVDGDSNNDNSLIDDMSMFLEEDENGNV; this comes from the coding sequence ATGGGATTGTATTTCAGGAAAAGCAAGTCTTTTGGACCGTTTAGAGTGAATTTTTCAAAATCCGGCGTAGGTGTTTCCACCGGAGTTAAAGGTGCTCGTTTATCAATGGGGCCAAATGGAACCTATGTTAATGTCGGCAGAAACGGCATATATTATCGCAAAAAGATCGGCGGTTCATCTTCTAAAAAGAATACCGCAAGCATTAAGCAGGCATATTCTCCCACTTTTAATTACGAGAACACATATTCTTTTACAGACGCAATAAGAGTATCCCCCTCTTCCGGAAATACCTCTGAATTGAGCGGAAACATTATTAAAGACATTAAACGCGCAAAGGCATTTACGTGGTGCTGGATTATTCTGTCTGTTGTTTTGTTTGCGTTAATTTCCTGGTGGGCGTTAATTCCAATAATTTTGGTTAGACTTGTTTTCCCGAAGCTGTTTAACGCTGTTATAAAATACGATCTTGACAGCAGCGCTTCTTTGGAATGGGATAAGTATTCTGAAATAATAAACCTGCTAAAATCCAGCAAAAAGCTCTGGATCATTGAAACGGCAAAGCTTAACTCAAATACTAAATATCATGCCGGTGCCTCACGTAATATTTCTCGTAGCGGAGCGACTGTAAAAAAGATCAAGCCCAAGCATAGAACCAGCTTCAAAGTTAAGACGGATGCTCTTTCGGTTTTGGTGAAAAGTCGGAAATGCTCTCTGCTGTTTCTCCCCAGCGATGTAATTATTAAAAAAGGCGCAAAATATGTTGCTTATTCCTATGATCAGTTGACAGTGTATTCCTCTACTACGAATTTCATAGAGACTGATCCCGTACCTCGTGATGCGGAGATTATTAGATATACTTGGCAGTATGTTAATAAAAACGGAACTGCCGATAAGCGTTTCAACAACAATCGCCAGATACCTGTATGCAGTTACGGACTTGTCCATTTTATGGTTGAACAAGATTTAAGCATAGAATTACATACTTCTAATAAACTCATTGCCGAAAATGTTGGTAACGCCTATAAGCTCTACAAATCGTATGTAAATACAATAGGGTTGATGCCACCCAATGCTGTAGAAGAATATGAAGTGAATGATATTCAGCCAATGGCGGGTGATGATGGCATAAGTTCTATCAAGCCTGAAAATGACAGTAGCTTAGCGTCAGTTGCCGCCGCAGGTGTCGGCCTTTTTGACAATGAAGAAGCTGCTCCGGCAGATAACATCGAGAAAGACATTTACTCGGATTTGTTTGAGACGGAGAGCGTAGATGGCGATTCAAATAACGATAACAGCCTCATAGATGATATGTCTATGTTCTTGGAAGAGGATGAAAATGGGAACGTATAA
- a CDS encoding DNA translocase FtsK → MDNDFLTGGAAQNCAYEDNTQQSNMSQAGEIITPIGTKADGESFFQDISQIPHFLICGFSGAGKTSFVQTVTTYIATHYPPEEVRFIIYDSKNVDYTVFNAMPHLIIPVITDDRKAAGAISWLSKELKKRLKLLTESSAKDIVTYNKQFAASCNEKLPHMFVILDDFSSVQLDNETAASLMNVLKNGRPVGIHFIFVTSLTSSKILQKDILSNVPCRISFCVSARADSRVAIEQNGAENLSVPGELIFRWQNNLVKCQGIYIPDEDTQKAIKKIQRQNKNSINALGSMAAQIFDNPSVEQSAKATDTASDEDELFSTAVDVVFETGQASVSMLQRRLKLGYSRTARLVDMMEERGIVGPFEGAKPRQILITKSQWQTINSGTSKSFDNAAISSNRSAFTSNTTPHTEANDDEGPDIIMRDFAQFNFSDIGLCITDNQIKISNKIMTKYGPGTTTASFNGKSVAGLTYKKPRMFSRGYIEFIMKPDVKIINNSSHLITITRENLSDILKIEFDNNVSHTMKTFMTQISQDIGVPLNEL, encoded by the coding sequence ATGGATAATGATTTTCTCACCGGCGGCGCGGCGCAGAATTGCGCTTACGAAGACAATACACAACAATCAAATATGTCACAAGCAGGAGAAATCATCACTCCTATTGGTACAAAGGCGGATGGAGAATCATTCTTTCAGGATATAAGCCAAATACCGCATTTTTTGATATGCGGTTTTTCGGGTGCCGGCAAAACATCTTTTGTTCAAACAGTAACCACATATATAGCAACACATTACCCTCCTGAAGAGGTAAGGTTTATTATCTACGACTCCAAGAATGTAGATTATACCGTCTTTAATGCAATGCCTCATCTGATTATACCTGTCATAACAGATGACAGAAAAGCGGCAGGAGCGATTTCATGGTTGTCAAAAGAGCTTAAAAAGCGGCTAAAACTGTTAACAGAGTCTTCAGCTAAAGATATCGTTACATATAATAAGCAATTCGCAGCATCATGCAATGAAAAATTGCCGCATATGTTTGTGATTTTGGATGATTTTTCTTCCGTTCAGTTAGATAACGAAACCGCCGCTTCTTTGATGAATGTCCTAAAAAATGGTAGGCCAGTTGGAATTCACTTTATTTTTGTAACTTCATTAACTTCATCAAAAATTCTTCAAAAAGATATTCTGTCAAATGTACCGTGCAGGATTTCGTTTTGTGTTTCAGCAAGAGCAGATTCCCGGGTTGCAATCGAGCAAAACGGTGCTGAAAATCTCAGCGTTCCGGGCGAACTGATTTTCAGGTGGCAAAATAATTTGGTAAAATGCCAAGGTATATATATTCCCGATGAGGATACACAGAAAGCAATAAAAAAGATTCAACGTCAGAATAAAAATAGTATCAATGCTCTTGGGAGCATGGCGGCTCAGATCTTTGATAATCCCAGTGTTGAGCAAAGCGCAAAAGCTACGGATACAGCGTCGGATGAAGATGAGCTTTTCTCCACCGCCGTTGATGTTGTTTTTGAAACAGGACAGGCATCAGTATCTATGCTTCAACGGCGATTAAAACTTGGCTATTCAAGAACCGCGAGACTTGTTGATATGATGGAAGAACGTGGTATCGTTGGACCTTTTGAAGGGGCGAAACCGCGTCAAATTCTAATTACAAAATCCCAATGGCAAACAATTAATAGTGGAACCAGCAAGTCTTTTGATAATGCTGCCATATCAAGTAATCGATCTGCATTTACAAGTAATACAACGCCGCACACAGAGGCAAACGATGATGAAGGCCCGGATATTATTATGCGTGATTTTGCACAATTTAACTTTAGTGATATTGGATTGTGCATAACCGACAATCAAATCAAGATTTCAAACAAGATTATGACAAAATACGGCCCGGGTACAACCACTGCGTCGTTCAACGGAAAAAGTGTTGCCGGTCTAACATATAAAAAACCTCGTATGTTTTCTCGTGGCTATATTGAGTTTATTATGAAACCCGATGTAAAAATCATCAATAACAGTTCACATTTGATTACTATTACAAGAGAAAATCTTTCGGATATCTTGAAAATAGAATTTGACAATAACGTTTCACATACAATGAAGACATTTATGACTCAAATCTCTCAAGACATTGGTGTTCCATTAAACGAGTTATAA
- a CDS encoding AAA family ATPase, with translation MGTYKEELHSNYQKSVQAFIRVYPHILPDTITLIDNYCRTCAMYLWNSFSIDINTCKECLNVIFAEDYKKRVFTVNQVKAAMSKLSERQYSMPVPAFFKKIIENDLKDGTNYSRKLASCFGLVFISFALIDGTVEYEEAKMITKLHGDLVKACDEHHIIAYDDSIDPFDFVDDTDDVISPIISAAPNATTTRTNSESKQKSEKSTQPSSSKKSPFDELSQLIGLSAAKMEVKEISDFAKVQKARKTRGLPISEMSYHLVFTGNPGTGKTTVARLVAQIYKELGILSKGHLVEATAKDLVAGYVGQTAIKTGEIIEKALGGVLFIDEAYTLLDKTGQGYGQEAIDTLLKEMEDHRGDFAVIVAGYDDLMKQFIESNPGLKSRFNKFIHFEDYTSEEMMGIFNSLCAKNAYTVTDDASEIIKQYFVAICESHDESFANARTARNFFENVISKQASRIASKREKTEEILSTITADDVSWCQDTEHEEETLEDILATFNELTGLELVKEEISDLIYVVQHQQRRKAQGLKVPSLSLHLVFMGNPGTGKTTVARYVAKLYKSLGLLSKGHLVETDRSGLVAGYVGQTAIKTQEVINSALGGVLFIDEAYTLSNGGANDFGQEAIDTLLKAMEDKRDDLVVIVAGYDELMDDFVHSNPGLESRFNRYIHFSDYSTEEMYNIFGSLCQKNQYELSEDATTAVKDYFSSVSIADIGNGRGARNLFERVVTQQAKRISKNSESSSQELSVITETDVFKAIKKG, from the coding sequence ATGGGAACGTATAAAGAGGAATTACATTCCAATTATCAAAAATCAGTACAAGCGTTTATACGCGTGTACCCCCATATCTTGCCTGACACAATAACGCTGATTGATAATTATTGCCGTACATGTGCTATGTATCTATGGAACTCTTTCTCAATAGATATTAACACTTGCAAAGAGTGCCTAAACGTCATATTTGCCGAAGATTACAAAAAGAGAGTTTTCACTGTCAATCAAGTAAAAGCCGCAATGTCAAAGTTGTCAGAACGCCAGTATTCTATGCCGGTCCCAGCGTTTTTCAAGAAAATCATTGAGAATGATTTGAAAGACGGAACAAATTATAGTAGAAAACTGGCATCATGCTTCGGCTTAGTCTTTATTTCCTTTGCTTTGATTGACGGGACAGTTGAATATGAAGAAGCAAAAATGATTACGAAACTTCACGGCGATTTGGTTAAGGCCTGTGACGAGCATCATATTATTGCTTATGATGATAGCATTGATCCTTTTGATTTCGTGGATGATACTGATGATGTTATCTCACCAATTATTTCTGCTGCACCGAATGCAACAACCACGCGTACTAATTCCGAAAGCAAGCAAAAATCAGAAAAAAGCACCCAACCGTCTTCAAGCAAAAAGTCCCCGTTTGATGAATTGAGTCAGCTTATCGGATTGTCTGCGGCAAAGATGGAAGTCAAGGAAATCAGCGATTTTGCCAAAGTTCAGAAAGCCCGTAAGACACGGGGCCTGCCCATATCTGAAATGTCCTACCATTTGGTTTTCACAGGCAATCCTGGAACAGGAAAAACGACGGTGGCACGTTTAGTCGCTCAAATATATAAAGAACTTGGCATCCTATCAAAGGGGCATCTTGTTGAGGCAACCGCAAAGGATTTGGTAGCCGGTTATGTTGGACAAACGGCAATAAAAACCGGAGAGATCATCGAAAAAGCGCTTGGCGGTGTGCTGTTTATTGATGAGGCTTATACCCTTTTAGATAAGACAGGCCAAGGTTATGGGCAAGAAGCCATTGATACGTTACTCAAAGAAATGGAAGATCACCGAGGCGATTTTGCAGTTATTGTTGCCGGTTATGATGACCTTATGAAACAATTCATTGAGTCAAATCCCGGATTAAAATCTCGCTTTAATAAGTTTATTCATTTTGAAGACTATACATCCGAGGAAATGATGGGGATTTTCAACTCTCTTTGTGCCAAAAACGCCTATACCGTTACAGACGATGCCAGCGAGATCATAAAGCAGTATTTTGTGGCAATTTGCGAATCGCATGACGAAAGCTTTGCTAATGCCCGTACTGCAAGAAATTTCTTTGAGAATGTAATATCGAAACAAGCATCCCGAATTGCTTCTAAAAGGGAAAAGACGGAAGAAATCCTTTCTACAATCACTGCAGATGATGTTTCATGGTGTCAAGACACTGAACACGAAGAAGAGACTCTTGAAGATATCCTTGCAACATTTAACGAGCTTACTGGGCTTGAATTAGTTAAAGAAGAAATATCTGATCTTATTTATGTAGTGCAGCATCAGCAACGTAGGAAAGCGCAAGGGCTAAAAGTTCCGTCATTATCTCTTCATCTTGTTTTTATGGGTAATCCGGGCACGGGAAAAACTACAGTTGCTCGTTACGTAGCAAAACTATATAAATCATTAGGCTTGTTATCAAAAGGACATCTCGTGGAAACTGACAGAAGCGGTCTTGTTGCTGGATACGTAGGGCAAACGGCAATAAAGACACAAGAAGTGATAAATAGCGCTCTTGGCGGAGTCCTTTTCATCGATGAAGCATATACACTTTCGAATGGCGGAGCAAATGACTTTGGTCAAGAAGCGATTGATACTCTTCTAAAAGCGATGGAGGACAAACGCGATGATCTCGTGGTTATCGTTGCCGGATATGATGAACTGATGGACGATTTCGTTCACTCAAATCCCGGATTGGAGTCCAGATTTAATCGTTACATACATTTTTCAGATTATTCCACAGAAGAAATGTATAATATTTTCGGTTCTCTTTGCCAAAAAAATCAGTACGAACTATCAGAGGATGCAACAACGGCAGTAAAAGACTATTTTTCTTCTGTTTCTATTGCAGATATTGGAAACGGTCGTGGTGCAAGGAACTTGTTTGAAAGGGTTGTTACTCAGCAAGCCAAGCGCATTTCAAAAAATAGTGAAAGTTCAAGCCAAGAATTAAGTGTTATAACTGAAACGGATGTTTTCAAAGCTATAAAGAAAGGCTGA